A genome region from Cucumis sativus cultivar 9930 chromosome 4, Cucumber_9930_V3, whole genome shotgun sequence includes the following:
- the LOC101204866 gene encoding uncharacterized protein LOC101204866, which translates to MASEEDLDLSSLKIQLSETNETWKQEMEKRQSEVGVLQAKLIEVKASIEGSEEDSRKELEVLWRRVKTTSTLLTYLKSKARMLAVPHLAHSSCGIKHLEGVGLVDKTGTPLSGWSKSIDLSPFDGTEEESLIGIGKPCGLLDEQDAVYIGQILKSVQMVSDVMEALVKRVILAESETAEEKEKVHLGREEIKKKSIQIENMSSKLEEMEQFAVGTNGILNEMRQRVEDLVEETCRQRQRAAENEQELCRVKRDFESLKSYVSSLITVRETLLSSEKQFQTIERLFERLVAKTTQLEGEKMQKEVEVQKLMEENVRLSALLDKKEAQLLAMNEQCKVMALSASHI; encoded by the exons ATGGCTTCAGAGGAAGATCTTGATCTATCATCTTTGAAAATTCAGCTCAGtgaaacaaatgaaacttGGAAgcaagaaatggaaaaacgCCAATCAGAAGTAGGTGTGTTGCAAGCAAAGCTTATTGAGGTGAAGGCTTCTATAGAAGGGTCTGAGGAAGACTCAAGAAAGGAGCTAGAGGTTCTCTGGCGAAGAGTTAAGACAACTTCTACATTGTTAACGTACTTGAAATCAAAAGCAAGAATGTTAGCAGTTCCTCATTTGGCTCACTCTTCGTGTGGTATTAAACATTTAGAAGGGGTAGGGTTAGTAGACAAAACTGGAACACCACTGTCTGGTTGGTCTAAAAGTATTGATCTTTCTCCATTTGATGGTACTGAAGAAGAATCCTTGATTGGTATTGGAAAGCCTTGTGGATTACTAGATGAACAAGATGCAGTTTATATCGGTCAAATACTGAAGTCTGTTCAGATGGTTTCAGATGTAATGGAAGCACTTGTCAAGAGGGTTATTTTGGCAGAATCAGAAACTGCtgaagagaaggaaaaggtTCATTTGGGTCGggaggaaattaaaaaaaaatcaatccagATTGAGAACATGTCATCAAAACTAGAGGAAATGGAACAATTTGCTGTGGGTACAAATGGCATTCTAAATGAAATGCGGCAGAGAGTTGAGGATCTGGTTGAAGAAACGTGTAGACAGAGGCAAAGAGCTGCTGAAAATGAGCAGGAACTGTGTCGTGTTAAGAGGGACTTTGAGTCTTTGAAATCATATGTCAGTAGTCTCATCACTGTTAGAGAAACACTTTTATCATCGGAAAAACAATTTCAGACAATCGAGAGGCTGTTTGAACG GCTAGTTGCTAAGACCACTCAGTTGGAGGGTGAGAAAATGCAGAAAGAAGTAGAAGTCCAGAAACTTATGGAAGAAAATGTGAGGTTGAGTGCTCTTCTTGACAAGAAAGAGGCTCAACTTTTAGCTATGAATGAACAATGCAAGGTAATGGCCTTGAGTGCTTCAcatatttaa
- the LOC101204383 gene encoding salicylate carboxymethyltransferase: MNIEKNFHMNGGIGNNSYAKNSHLQRKASDMVKHVTMEAIEKVYLSTGAPTSFGIADLGCSSGPNTLSIVKEIIQAFQSLSSDHLRQSSEFRVYLNDLPTNDFNSIFKALPDFCRELQNEGVNQNPSGFFIGAYPGSFYQRLFPSNCLHFVYSNYSLHWLSRVPEGVRDEFGKPVNRGTIYISERSPISVVEAYVKQFRRDFWEFLRKRAEEVVSGGRMVLILLGRDGTDHVDRGNSFMWHLLAEAFAILVSKGEVKEEELDSYDVNFYAANKEEIEEEVRREGSFGLERIEKFELEKKVKMNNNGGDESYGKEVAKSVRAIQESMISHHFGDSILDSLFLNYGTLLDEEMAKQEIKPITFVLVLTKL, from the exons ATGAATATTGAGAAAAATTTTCACATGAATGGAGGAATTGGCAACAATAGTTATGCCAAAAATTCCCATCTTCAG AGAAAAGCTTCAGATATGGTAAAGCACGTAACAATGGAGGCTATAGAGAAAGTTTACCTTTCCACCGGAGCTCCGACGAGCTTCGGAATCGCCGATTTGGGATGCTCCTCTGGCCCTAATACCTTATCGATCGTCAAAGAAATAATCCAAGCCTTCCAATCGCTTAGCTCCGACCACCTCCGGCAGTCATCGGAGTTCCGAGTCTATTTAAACGACCTTCCGACCAATGATTTCAACTCTATCTTCAAAGCCCTACCCGATTTCTGCAGAGAGCTTCAAAACGAAGGAGTAAATCAAAATCCATCAGGGTTTTTCATAGGGGCTTATCCAGGCTCCTTTTACCAGAGACTTTTCCCCAGTAATTGCTTGCACTTCGTATATTCCAATTACAGTCTCCACTGGCTCTCAAGG GTTCCTGAGGGGGTTCGAGATGAATTCGGAAAACCGGTGAACAGAGGGACGATTTATATATCGGAGAGAAGTCCGATTTCAGTAGTGGAGGCTTATGTGAAGCAATTCCGGCGAGATTTCTGGGAGTTTCTGAGAAAGAGGGCGGAGGAGGTGGTTTCCGGCGGCCGGATGGTGCTGATTTTACTCGGAAGAGATGGCACCGATCATGTTGATAGAGGAAATTCGTTCATGTGGCACCTTCTTGCAGAAGCCTTCGCCATTTTGGTTTCAAAG GGAGAAGTGAAGGAGGAAGAGTTAGATAGCTATGATGTGAATTTCTATGCAGCAAACAAAGAGGAAATAGAAGAGGAAGTGAGAAGAGAAGGGTCATTTGGGTTAGAGAGAATAGAGAAATttgagttagagaagaaggtgaaaatgaacaataatggAGGAGATGAAAGCTATGGGAAAGAAGTTGCTAAATCAGTTAGAGCCATTCAAGAGTCTATGATTTCTCACCATTTTGGTGATTCAATTTTGGACTCTTTGTTTCTAAATTATGGAACCCTTTTGGATGAAGAAATGGCCAAACAAGAAATCAAACCCATCacttttgttcttgttctcACTAAGTTGTGA
- the LOC101204629 gene encoding gamma carbonic anhydrase 1, mitochondrial, translated as MGTLGKAIYTVGFWIRETGQALDRLGCRLQGNYYFQEQLSRHRTLMNIFDKAPVVDKDAFVAPSASIIGDVQVGRGSSIWYGCVLRGDVNSISVGSGTNIQDNSLVHVAKSNLSGKVLPTIIGDNVTVGHSAVLHGCTIEDEAFVGMGATLLDGVYVEKHAMVAAGALVRQNTRVPCGEVWGGNPAKFLRKLTEEEMVFISQSAINYSNLSQVHAAENVKSFDEIELEKVLRKKFARRDEDYDSMLGVVRETPPELVLPDNILADKVAKSS; from the exons ATGGGAACATTGGGAAAGGCAATCTACACTGTCGGATTCTGGATCCGAGAGACCGGCCAAGCCCTCGATCGTCTTGGTTGCCGCCTTCAAGGGAATTACTACTTTCAAGAACAAC tatCTAGGCATAGGACACTCATGAACATATTTGACAAGGCTCCCGTGGTCGACAAGGATGCATTTGTGGCACCTAGTGCATCTATCATTGGTGATGTGCAGGTGGGACGAGGGTCCTCTATTTGGTATGGGTGTGTTTTGAGAG GTGATGTTAACAGCATCAGTGTTGGTTCCGGAACTAACATACAAGACAACTCTTTAGTTCATGTAGCAAAATCCAATTTAAGTGGAAAGGTTTTACCAACTATCATTGGAGACAACGTTACTGTTG GTCACAGTGCTGTGTTACATGGATGTACTATTGAGGATGAGGCATTTGTGGGGATGGGAGCCACATTGCTTGATGGGGTGTACGTAGAAAAGCATGCAATGGTTGCTGCTGGAGCACTTGTGAGGCAGAATACACGAGTCCCATGTGGAGAG GTTTGGGGAGGCAATCCAGCAAAATTCCTGAGGAAGCTTACAGAAGAAGAGATGGTCTTTATCTCCCAGTCAGCCATAAATTATTCCAACTTATCACAGGTTCATGCAGCCGAAAACGTAAAGAGCTTTGATGAAATTGAACTTGAAAAGGTTCTTCGCAAAAAGTTTGCTCGCCGGGATGAAGATTATGATTCAATGTTGGGTGTTGTTCGTGAAACCCCCCCAGAGCTTGTCCTTCCAGATAACATATTGGCTGACAAAGTAGCAAAGTCCTCGTAA
- the LOC105435182 gene encoding uncharacterized protein LOC105435182, with translation MDFFFFDKAEKLSTPIPRCNLLQIFSKFFRFLELSFLLLSLSWIFSRLPIALRISAEYSTKLFAFIATPLFGFLLCNAIIVALVAKPSQFSRRPTSETHRIYEDLIDKTGTGSDLTDSASEEVEEIVYQDKQIIAEGRVGSNYSTDCEIEVKNTDLESESGLGQSKVILRSLSEKLNRECVKTKSEKLRRSETEKCGNLECTNDILCYQDDLSSEEFQRKIEAFIAKEKKFRREESSAIVVLHCDG, from the coding sequence AtggatttcttcttcttcgacAAAGCAGAGAAGCTTTCTACTCCCATTCCCCGTTGCAATCTCCTCCAAATCTTCTCCAAGTTCTTCCGTTTTCTAGAACTTTCCTTCCTCCTCCTCTCCCTCTCATGGATCTTCTCTCGCCTTCCCATCGCCCTCAGAATCTCTGCCGAGTATTCCACTAAACTCTTCGCCTTCATCGCCACTCCTCTCTTCGGTTTCCTCCTCTGCAACGCCATCATCGTCGCTCTCGTAGCCAAGCCTTCTCAATTCTCACGCCGCCCCACTTCTGAAACCCATCGGATTTATGAAGACCTCATTGACAAAACCGGAACCGGATCGGACTTAACCGATTCTGCCTCCGAGGAAGTGGAGGAGATTGTGTACCAGGACAAACAGATCATTGCGGAGGGGAGGGTTGGTTCTAATTATTCAACCGATTGTGAAATTGAAGTGAAGAACACGGATCTGGAGTCGGAATCGGGATTGGGTCAGTCGAAAGTGATTCTGAGGAGTTTGTCGGAGAAACTTAACCGAGAATGTGTGAAAACGAAGAGTGAGAAGCTTCGACGATCGGAGACAGAGAAGTGCGGGAATCTGGAGTGTACGAATGACATTTTGTGTTACCAGGATGATTTGAGTAGTGAGGAATTTCAGAGAAAGATTGAGGCGTTTATAGCTAAAGAGAAGAAGTTCCGTCGGGAAGAATCTTCCGCCATTGTGGTACTTCATTGCGACGGTTAA
- the LOC101217527 gene encoding 7-methyl-GTP pyrophosphatase, translating to MVNWFSLMVQTPNLIRRISTKIRDCREMAAPKSPFQIILGSSSMARRRILSEMGYEFTIMTADIDEKAIRKERPEELVVALAEAKADAIMSRILATGVQLNNDAHPTLLITADTVVVYEGTIREKPSNKDEARKFIKGYSGSHASVVGSVLVTNLMTGTRKGGWEEAEVYFYDIPEEIIDTLIEDDVTFKVAGGLMLEHPLTLPLVEAVVGSTDTVMGLPKALTEKLMNDAL from the exons ATGGTAAATTGGTTCTCTCTAATGGTTCAAACTCCAAATCTTATCCGTCGCATATCCACTAAAATACGAGATTGCAGAGAAATGGCTGCACCCAAATCACCATTTCAG ATAATATTAGGTTCATCGTCAATGGCTCGTCGGCGCATTCTGTCGGAAATGGGATACGAGTTCACTATAATG ACGGCGGACATTGATGAGAAAGCGATTAGGAAGGAAAGGCCTGAAGAGTTGGTGGTGGCTCTGGCTGAGGCAAAG GCAGATGCAATTATGTCAAGAATTCTAGCCACTGGCGTTCAACTCAACAATGATGCACATCCGACACTGCTAATCACTGCGGACACT GTGGTGGTCTATGAAGGAACAATTAGAGAAAAACCATCCAACAAGGACGAAGCTCGTAAATTTATCAAAG GCTATTCTGGTAGTCATGCTTCTGTTGTAGGTTCTGTACTTGTAACCAACCTTATGACAGGAACAAGAAAAGGGGGATGGGAAGAGGCAGAG GTTTATTTCTATGACATACCAGAGGAGATTATAGATACCCTG ATTGAAGATGACGTTACATTCAAAGTAGCTGGGGGTCTGATGTTGGAGCATCCACTGACTTTGCCATTGGTTGAGGCAGTG GTAGGTTCAACTGACACAGTGATGGGACTTCCCAAAGCTCTTACGGAGAAACTCATGAATGATGCTCTATAG